The nucleotide window ATTCGGTAGTTATCATCACATCATGATCCCTCTCCTTCTGAAAGTTGAgagtaaaaaaaagtatataagaACGTATCATCAACTGTCTAATTCACAGAAAGGTAGCAATCTAAAGACAAACAAGTTATCATGTCAACAAAAATATGAGACCTACTTATTCGCAGTAAGTAATTGAGAAAAAGGAAAGTGTATACTAGATGAATTTGGATCAGCCATATAAAGAAGGATGCTTAATAGGCACCCTTTAAGAGTTGAAGTTGAATGTAGAAGTTTGACTACATAATCCAGCTCTAACATTCACTAAACCTCCCTAGCTGATCCAATTTGAAATTTCTAAACAAGGACAAATAAGTCAAAACTTTATCCAATGATGCGCAATACATTTTCAGCTTATTTGCCTTCAGAAACTAAAATCAAGGTGGATAAAGTAGCATCCTTTTATGCATctgaaatagaaaaagaagtacAGATGGCTCAGTCAAGACACTGCCTCACGAAGCAGATTTGTACATAAAAGATTGCTTGCATCTTCAGAACACTAATCACACATCATCATTGCAATCtgattaaacaaaaaatatcagTATACACCTTAGTCATCAATTCACCCTAGTACTACGCCAAAAGAAATGCAAAAAACACGGTTTAGTGAATTTCAGCAGCACAGCCAAACAAATCAATGTATAATATTCCAATTAAGGAAACATTAAATAACAAAGCAACAAACTGAACTCTGGAGAAATGTTTACCAACGATTTTTAATACAATGTCTTAGAAACTCACATCCTCACCGAGAAATAATGCCTACTGTTCTTTTATTCCTGTGAATTGTACTCACAAACTTTaaacatgataaataaaatCGGAAGCAAGTAATTATCTTCTAAAACACGATATAGAACTAAGAAAAATCTAGCATAATGACATAGTGATATTCATGATCCCAACTTAGCAAAAATTCTGAGAGCTGACAAATGTGCTCTGTATAAAAATAATTGGGGATAGATATCTAGCAATTCTTCCTAATAAGGACTCCATGTCATCCCAACTTTGctcttgatcttcaaatagTCTTCTCCTTGCCTACAAACAAAAGTAGTGGGTACGGCTTCACTAATAGATTTAGTTGCATGAGTTGGGAAAACAGAAATTCCAGGGAATAAGTTTATCTATAAATATCCTAGGTACAGAATTAATAGATCACGAAACACCTGATCAAGCATTAGACACAGTTTTTTTCACGAAATCTCACAAGACCCTATTAAGTTGAACCAGAGAATTGATAAGAAACACTCACTTACCGGAAAATCAAATTGAAGAAAGAACACAAGGAATGACACAGATGTTTAGCTACCtaattcaaaagtaaaatcCAACTGTCAGGAAATTAAAATGAGAACAGACCAGGAGACCCAAAGAGGAGAACCACATTACACAATACTCTTCCCCTCAAACATAAACTGAAAATATCTTCAGAAGTCTTTCACGTTCTCTTTCAAAAACTCATATCACAACTTCCAACCATATGGCATGAGCATCAATACTAAGAATTCTAATAAAACAGGGAATTAACATCGTTTTGTAGGCCATTTGCAAAAGATCACAGTTACTAAAACAAAATATGCACATTAAATGCATGGAGTGCTACCTACAGTATAATGTGACAAGAGATATCTTCCAAAAACAATGCCACTGAACCAAAGccattttaataaaatcaaatgaaCCTCTTCATAATAACTAAAGAAGAAACTGCTTTAGAGTAAGATAAGATACCTTCCGAGAGCCAACCGTAACTGCGGCGAGAGACAGCGAGCATGGAAGTCATCAGTGCTGATGCAGTGACCGTATGGTAAGGCAGCATTGATTCCACACAGAAGCTCAATTCCGCAGGACACCTTCTCAAAAAACCATAAATTCAATTCATCACAAATTGATAAACAACGAGATTAGAATTCAGCACTAATAATGATAAGCATTGCTCAAATGCGATTCTGCACCAAAAAGCTTCTAGCACAGAACAATTGCATctttaaattaatcataaacaaaatagaaattCAGCTAACCCAAGCTAAGCTCAACTCTACCTGTAATTCACCAAATCTTAGCATGTCCTACTTTATTGGGGAATCTGTGGGTAACGCAAGTACGTAACTTACTCACCTAAGCATGGATTGTGGCGGAGGTTTGTTTGAGCCAAGACGGAACGGAGAACGAGCTGCTTTAGCTTCGGCGCCGAGACGGAAAGCGGCGCGGCGAGCAGAGCATGACCGGAAAATCGACCTCGCGGTGGCGCCGGCGGCGGATGCCATGTtcctttttaattaataatcgAAATGATCGGAAAATAATGTTTAGGGTTCCTTGCTTCCTTAGTTCCTCACTCTCGCCGGCACTGTAACTGTAACTGTAAGGGTTCTACGAAGCTAAAACCCTGCACCGGTTTTGGCGAGTAGCTGTTTTGTGTATTTGGGCTTAAAAAATTCCAATTGATTGTTTCTCTCTAATCTGGGCTTACTATTGGGCCGGATCCTTTTCGGGTAGAACAGGCATCGTTTTGAAACCCGAGTGTGCGTGCGTGTGAGTGAGTGGGTTGAGTTACTCTCGAGCAGCTTGTTCCGAAACCTACTCTACGGAGCTCCTCCAAATCCTCCCCCAAATCCGTCGCCACCGTCGCCGTTGTTGTTTGTGAGCTTCGCCTTTTTTTCTTTACAGTATTCTCTCTGTCTTTCTGTTCTTCGCTGTATTTGATTACAAAAAGCTTGTAAAATTGTAAGGTTTCAATCTTTCTTCActcgaaattttgaaattatttgagGTTTCACTCTATCGTTGTTTCGttgctttgttttctttatgAACTACGGGTGCAGTCAAACAGTGTCGCTACTGAGTTATAGAAGAACGCATGGCTTCGTTATTTAAGGTACGGTATAGTAATCTATTTCATTTgagcttgtttttttttttttccttctaggGTTCATGGACTAGGCGGTTTTGCAATCttatttggtttaaaaaaaatgtgtagCTATATAAAatgtgtttaatttattttattatttgttcatGGTGGTGGTTGTAGGATCCAGCGAAGCTTTCAGCTTATCGAGATAGAAGATTTCCCGGAAATCAGGAGGAGTTTGAGCATGCTCTGCAGACATCAACAACGGTTTATGTTGGAAATATGTCATTTTACACGACAGAGGAGCAAGTTTATGAGCTGTTTTCCCGAGCTGGAGAAATCAAGAAGATCATCATGGGCTTGGATAAGAACTCGAAAACACCATGCGGCTTCTGTTTTGTTCTGTAAGACTCAAATTGCTGGATTACATGGCATTATACTCTTATTGAATGCATGGACAAGGTGTAAATGTGGAAAAACAAATTTGCAGAGTCCACTCTCTTTATTAGCAATAATTACTATCTGGTGCCCcacaattaagaataaattctgCTTCAGCAATTCATTATGAATGTGCTCTGTTAATTTCAGTGAGTCGTTATGAATATTCAAGAATTATTCATTGTGTAGTATTTTCTTACCAGATATTACTCACGTGAAGATACAGAGGATGCTTGCAAATATATAAGTGGGACAATACTTGATGATCGCCCCATTCGTGTTGATTTTGATTGGGGGTTCCAAGATGGAAGACAATGGGGCCGTGGTCGTAGCGGTGGCCAGGTTAACTGTTATGCCTTTTGTTTTCTCTGAATATTTTTGTTCTGGTCTTATATGAAGTTGttttttatctttcattttccGTAATTCATGCAGGTTCGTGATGAATACCGAACTGATTATGATCCTGATATCCTTTTAATCTCCAAATAATTTTGTCTGCAACAGTTGCATACTAGATAGTTACTTAGTTATGtgcttgattttcttccttACAGAAAAAGGAACTAACGTTATTATTTTAAATGCAGTTACACAAATGTGTCAGTTCTTAAAATTTGAGGGTATTATATAGCTACTATGGTTCACTGTCGATTGGTATGTGtaataaacaaatataattGAGTTTTGCTTTAGTGAGCATGTGTGATTTCTTTCTGTGTATTCACTGAGCATGTTTCTTCAAAGTGATGATGATTTATGAAAACTCTTGCACCATTCATTGATCTAGAACCAGGAAATTCACTGCATCATTGTTGAAGAATGGAATACTCTAGTTTTTATCTAGTTTTCTTTTGTCCATTGAAGCGAATAGACCAGAGACAAGTCATTATATGCTTCTCCTTTTAGTTTCCTTAATTTTTCATACGTAGAGGTGGTTATGGGAAGTTGGTCCAGAAAGAGTTAGAAGTACAAAGGCAGCTTGTAGACTATGGCGCTGGTTCTTTGGGTTCTTTCCCACCTGTTATTCCGCATTCATGTAAGTGACTTCAATCTGTATTTTGCACAGA belongs to Arachis duranensis cultivar V14167 chromosome 8, aradu.V14167.gnm2.J7QH, whole genome shotgun sequence and includes:
- the LOC107462225 gene encoding protein NUCLEAR FUSION DEFECTIVE 6, mitochondrial isoform X3, with protein sequence MASAAGATARSIFRSCSARRAAFRLGAEAKAARSPFRLGSNKPPPQSMLRCPAELSFCVESMLPYHTVTASALMTSMLAVSRRSYGWLSEEGEGS
- the LOC107462225 gene encoding protein NUCLEAR FUSION DEFECTIVE 6, mitochondrial isoform X5; amino-acid sequence: MASAAGATARSIFRSCSARRAAFRLGAEAKAARSPFRLGSNKPPPQSMLRCPAELSFCVESMLPYHTVTASALMTSMLAVSRRSYGWLSEDA
- the LOC107462225 gene encoding protein NUCLEAR FUSION DEFECTIVE 6, mitochondrial isoform X1, which codes for MASAAGATARSIFRSCSARRAAFRLGAEAKAARSPFRLGSNKPPPQSMLRCPAELSFCVESMLPYHTVTASALMTSMLAVSRRSYGWLSEDCNDDV
- the LOC107462225 gene encoding protein NUCLEAR FUSION DEFECTIVE 6, mitochondrial isoform X2, with product MASAAGATARSIFRSCSARRAAFRLGAEAKAARSPFRLGSNKPPPQSMLRCPAELSFCVESMLPYHTVTASALMTSMLAVSRRSYGWLSEGKEKTI
- the LOC107462225 gene encoding protein NUCLEAR FUSION DEFECTIVE 6, mitochondrial isoform X4, with the protein product MASAAGATARSIFRSCSARRAAFRLGAEAKAARSPFRLGSNKPPPQSMLRCPAELSFCVESMLPYHTVTASALMTSMLAVSRRSYGWLSEGS
- the LOC107462223 gene encoding nuclear cap-binding protein subunit 2, with product MASLFKDPAKLSAYRDRRFPGNQEEFEHALQTSTTVYVGNMSFYTTEEQVYELFSRAGEIKKIIMGLDKNSKTPCGFCFVLYYSREDTEDACKYISGTILDDRPIRVDFDWGFQDGRQWGRGRSGGQVRDEYRTDYDPGRGGYGKLVQKELEVQRQLVDYGAGSLGSFPPVIPHSYGRHGGGHGHAHGHGGSHRHGRDYHRKRYRDDDRHPPHESSKRTSDHESRRNADPDSRPEKNPRFRESGDSDEDEEDDRKRRA